aacaattatctgATTCAGGTTAATACTACAAGACATTCGTTACGAGCCACGTTTTAATCAACTccataaaaataacgttttacataaatgtatttaactttttatatatttaccgcTAAAGTTCAGCCTTATCACTTAACTAAGACTTAgcaactataaataaaacattctacAGCCCATTCCAACCACAAGaaaagtaaagacaaataaacgactttgacatttaattgacgcgacattggtcgagatcttgaatagtCTATgatattgactatggattcgcgggAAAATGGCGTTTCTAATATCCGCGAAGTTGTTATCTttggaagttaaataaaagtggttataactagttaagtggaatgatattgtataaatatatgtaaattaatcaagaactgttcgTAGTGCATAacacagcagaacaattagcaaatcgcattGTATTGTAAATctaatttgtttatctttactccttcgattggaatagggttaCAGTTCTCAACTACAATTTTCCCACGTAATGGACGGACATTTGAGTTCATTTTATTTGAGCATTTATTTATCacttaatttttgaataaatgtgagcaataaagttattataaatacatttataaatggaaGTCAGTTTGTAAACTTTAAACGGTACGCGTACTATCTACAATACACAATTATCGTCATACCTTTTTTTGTGACACCTTTAACATGTGTGTTTGTGTTGGTAACATAGTGTGTTCGCAGTATTATAGTAGAAATTAGCAATAAAAATGGAGAATCAGAATGTATGTAAAGAAACACACGTACACGTAAAAAAGTGCAGTTGATTATGAAGCGCAGGCGCAGATAACTCGACATTGCACAACACGTTACACAGAGTTGCAATGTCGTGGTCATATCAGTGGTCACGGCcttcattaaataaatgtagataTTTGTTATCAGTAGCtttattctttaagaacaaactcgaaactcgccgCAGAAATGTCAGaaggtgatatgcgacattgaccataattattatatgatttcaagtatacacgcatcaaaatagtatatcacgaTAAGTCGGTTGCGACCATTTTGCGGGTGAACaataaagtgagttcttacaggaTATCACTGCTGTGCTCGGCTGTCATAAATCATTTATGCCATGACAGCTATAATATTCCACATGAACACCTAAAGACAAAATATGTTAGGACGTATTGTCTGTTGTTTTATTCaacgttatttataattttgcaaatataaatagtatttggAATAAGTTTGTCTTCGGACGGTACGAGGAAAATTTCCAGATCAAATTAGATTGCAACGTGCTAtccattttatacataataggtTACACATCGGTCACTTATACTCATCAAATTAAAGTACATTGtgttaataagtatttttaaacattgtgctcatttaatttataatttactaaattgtaaaatttgttttttaatacttGTATAATACTATTTTTCAACATAACTCTTACTGAacaatattaacaacaaaatgtaCTAATATGACATGACTTGCCAACCTTTAGTTTCGCGCGTACATTACTTGGTCGGACTCGGTCGGTTGTTATTGGtttgttaaaatttgtaaatacaactaaccaaaaaaaatatttagaaaaatttCGAAgcttctagatatttttaagggTTTTGATCTTCCCAAACTTTAATTGCATAACTCGACATGGTAAACGGAAAAAATTAAGAAGTTATGTATgtctaaataacaattattaaacaaagtattaattaattttgattggtTAACGCGCAGTACGCAAACGTCACTAATAATGGCGTAACAAAATAAGCGAAGACTGATAAGGAGATCGACAATGTCAGTTGTGCTGCAGAAAATTGCagattgttaaatatttcttatacatcattatatttagataaatcaCTTTGTGATTAAGCTATTTGTATGAGTtgttatattatcttaaaagtCATTTTTCACAGCGCTGACGTTCGACAGTAAAAAGGCGCGAAAAGAAAATTGGCGGTTTTTTTTCAGTCCAAGGTTATTTGaagataagaatatttttaattcaaccaTAATTTAGTTTAGAGATTGCTTACAATACATTCCGAACTAACATCGAGTGCAGTTAAatgcattatattttgtaaattactcaTAAGTACGTTCAGAACTAACTCACTTTTTAATTAACCGTCGTATTTTTCCATTGAATTATTCCCGTTTATTCGTATTACGAACTATAAAAACATCTAGTGTTTAGTTTATACTTCCAGGTCCAAAATACTGCATAGATTACAATAATTCATACTTATCGAGTTAAAAATGtacactatttttaattatttgtgttcaAACGATTCTCATTTTCAACAATCGATTTGTCGATAGTTAAACTACATCACTAGTTAACGTTTGATGACGTAAGTGGACggtgtcattaaaaaaaatatgattaaaaaatgaCATTCTTTTATACGATTATAGCTCTTAAAGCTTAAATATGTAAGCTGAAGCGTGTACTATACACATCATGGCAGCTTCAGCTTCAGACTTGAAATTGTCATTTATTGCCACAAATTCATAGTTTAGAAACGCGACACAACACCTTTATCCACTTAGGTTTCCACTTCATCCACTTACTCTATTAATACAACATGATCGCCCCATTCACCTTCTCTTCTAAGGCTGGCGCGATGGTATCTACGTCTCGTCCATCTGAAGCAGCTATGAggatacatacattatttataaatgctgTTATTGTCGCCGCTACTATGAgcctgaaataaaaagaaagtattTCGTTTCAATTATCCAAGTAGTTCAAACAACAACAGTAAGAAACAGTATGCATTCTCAGGGTGCGTGATATTAGGGAAGGATGCCGACCGATGCACCGAGGGGAGCGATACTTCCTCTTTCACTTTGCATTTTGGTATGACATATTGAAGTGGCTTCGAATCTCAATACCAACACAGACTGACACGCATCTTCGACAGAGTCTCGGTACGAAAGGCTGTCAATGAGAATAGCCGTGACAGATACGAGTCAAGAGAACACCATTACATATATAcctttaattgtttgttttatgaaatacaATTCTAGaatattgtacatttaaaataactagtgtTCGCTCAGCGGTCGATATTTGACcaaaatcattattgaaaatattagaaaaacatattatgttatttccAATAATCCATCCCTAATTCCAATTTTTGCCCATTGATAAAACTAAAGCTAGTCAATGATTATCAAACATATCAAATCGATTAACAAACAGAGAATAAAATTGCGTACTTTATGAAtgtgacattttaataatattaccaaaAAGAGAGTCCCAAGTCAGCTGTCATGTCCGACGTCCACGTGTTCGCTAGATCTTCATCTGACATGACATTGTGCTGCAATCTGAGGAAGAACTCCGTTAACCATACTGCTATTGCGCCCAACGTGAAAAGAACTGAAAAAACAACgtcatttttcattataaatattagattatcGATACGGAGCTCTATGTATTTCGAGTATTTTTGGCTACATCACTGATCATCACCATCGAATTTTTGCACAGTGAATGCTATATAAGGATTTTTACGGGCAGCCTAGTGACGTCACATCTTTTCAaccaaaaatattcttataggAATGGTCAATTTCCTAACTCATAATCAGAGACAACATTAAGAAAAGATATGTCAGAAACAAGATGAATTTTATTCAAAGATACTTCAAAAACTACAGAATATAATTGCTATTGCTATTATTTGCAGACGAGTATACGAGCCAAGTGGGCACTTCCACCCTTAGATATTGACACTGTTAGTAGTAAAACCCCTTCCGTTATCAATGCTCCACTATGGAAGCTATTACATGTCATGTCCTTTACGCCTGTAATGACGCTCACAAGTACACGTGCAACCAGAACATCtagaagaaaaagaaaagcaagaagggtgagtgagccagtgtaattacaggcacaagggacataaaatcttagttcccaaggttggtggcgcattggctataagcgaaggttgacatttcttagaatgccaatgtctaagggcgtttggtgaccacttaccatcaggtggcccatatgctcgtccaccttcatcaaataaaaaaaaatctatctattctaataaatgaggagacgtTTGTTAGTAACTGAAAAAACTTACTaaaccaatttacacaaaaccaggctattaaattatacaacaatatGCATCGCGATTGTGAGAagattttagaatataatattaaatattatatatagaatccggtgaggaggcctatgtccagcagtggaacaaTATGGGCTgcatatgatgatgatgatgatgattaagtAGCTGCGCTATTAACTATTCACACTACACCAGATGGGCTTACacatattaaagaaaatcaaatgctacatatatttaatatataataaattagaaagaGGTTTAATATGATttcatctaattttatttttcaagtcataaataaaaaaaaataaaaaaaaaaacgtttagaaACTCACCAATAGCACTATTACATAAAAGCAAAGGTCGTGGCGAGCAACGACTCCTTGCTGCGGATCCCAATGCAGCCAAGATACAGGCTCCAGCGGAGGCAGCCAATGCTACCGCCAACTGTGCCGCGGTCCCGCACCACGCCCAACGTCGAGCTGGATGATTACCAGCTTTTACTGAAacgataaaacataattaatagtaataatttatttatttaaaaaaatatttatttatttgtaaagaaaaacagcAATGCCCGTTTTAAGGTATTACTAATCTATTTACACCTCCAATTAAGTGTTATGCTTGGGTTAGGAGTGATGACGTGACTATAGCCGAAGGGTCAGGATCtcacctgcgacttttacatctcTCAATGGCCCATAATCATGTAAAATTTTGCGTGAGACTGCAAACACATATGCACTCCCTAATCCCTTACTTCCATAAACCTTTGGGCCAGCAATCCGACGGAAAAAACTTGTTTTTCGAGACATCGAATTTTAAACAATGGCAATTCCCTGAACCGTAGTATGGCTGCTagtgagaatttcttgacagaaaaacccttgGCACTACCCGGGTTTAAAATTAGGACCACATGGTCTACTGtctttttgacgagccggttggcgcggttagtagatacttgcctttcacgccgaaggttgtgggttcgattctcaccaaggacagacatttgtttgcatgaacatgtctgtttgtccttagtctgggtgtaattatctatatgagtatgtatttataaaagaaaagtagtatatcagttgtctggtttccatagcacaagctttgtacaagcttaatttgggatgagatgcccgtgtgtgaaaaatgtcccaggatattattattattattattgtcttataagctagccactagtcAGGTCAGTCAGTTCGTATGAATGGGTGAGTCAGTGATGTAATGGTTGCAGTCCTAtgtgttttgtttgttataactCATAAGAATCGCCTAACCAACAAGTCTATTTCGCTCATCATTTGAAAcgaacgataaaaaaataataaatatgttaaaatacttACAGCTAAAATCATGATTCCTCCAGCCATAGCCGAAATTCAATGCCTTGTGACCTTCAAACAGTCCAAAACTGATTCTTCCCTCGGATTCCGTTGGATTCGACAATCTTCTAGCTCTCGCGTCCACCCAATGTATCGTCCCCAAAGACGCCACAATCAGCGCTATACACAGGCACGACCCGAAGAAAGTCGCGAAAATCATCGAccgcttaaataaatttagcttCATCGTTATCGTTTCGAGCCACTTTCTTTCTAATACAAGCGGTTACCCCTAGATGGCGTTATGTCACATTTCTTCAAACGCAGTTTTTGTCTCGTTTTCTCGTTATCGTATTTACGAGACAGCGATTAACATTGTTGCTTTTCATAATAGTGTTTTCATTCCCATGGTGAAAAAGAAAATctgaaacaatcaaagaaaattatttGTACTATTACGTTATTGCTATTCTGAGTCAAGGTATTGTTTTCGTACGATTAGACTTGAAAGAaagacatatattaatattcaataaaatatttattatattttattgcgagtatttgaaaattaatacgatttttgcaattgtttttttacCGAACCGAATTGGTTGACTGATGATTGTAAacttctttaaaatttatattatgctCATCGTCAGCAAAGAAAGGTTGGAGCTTATACCAACCACGCTGCTTCATTgcaggttggtgaaatacacgtggcaaaatttcagtggaattagacAAACGCtggtttctttacgatgttcTCTTTTAATGTTAAccggtggtacggctttgtgcaaactcgtctatGTAACCATCtataatcagatattctaccgcaaaacagcagtacttcgtattgttgtgttccctcAAGGATTTGTGACtcagtgtacaggcacaagggacataacatcttagttcccaaggttagttgCGCATAGGGGatgagagaaaaaaaaagaaaaaaaaaaaatgtcgaaccaaaacga
The DNA window shown above is from Nymphalis io chromosome 25, ilAglIoxx1.1, whole genome shotgun sequence and carries:
- the LOC126778285 gene encoding uncharacterized protein LOC126778285, producing the protein MKLNLFKRSMIFATFFGSCLCIALIVASLGTIHWVDARARRLSNPTESEGRISFGLFEGHKALNFGYGWRNHDFSLKAGNHPARRWAWCGTAAQLAVALAASAGACILAALGSAARSRCSPRPLLLCNSAIVLFTLGAIAVWLTEFFLRLQHNVMSDEDLANTWTSDMTADLGLSFWLIVAATITAFINNVCILIAASDGRDVDTIAPALEEKVNGAIMLY